A single window of Sphingobacterium sp. ML3W DNA harbors:
- a CDS encoding DinB family protein, whose amino-acid sequence MTQHIFEFIINSRKGFLRLIDDLSLEELNQIPDGFNNNIFWNFSHIVVSTQTLSYVRTGIRADTSGVKYNEDYKKDTKPTRTVTQEEVYEFKTLALSTIEQIQSDYDKGIFNTITPYSTATYGSEMNTIEEVLIATLSHDNLHWGYAQAQRRVIKNIK is encoded by the coding sequence ATGACACAGCATATATTTGAATTTATCATCAATAGCCGTAAAGGATTTTTACGTTTAATAGATGATTTGAGTTTAGAAGAATTAAATCAGATACCTGACGGATTCAATAATAATATCTTTTGGAATTTTTCACATATCGTTGTTTCTACGCAAACTTTGAGCTATGTTCGCACAGGCATCCGAGCAGATACTTCGGGAGTAAAGTACAATGAAGATTATAAAAAAGATACCAAACCAACACGCACTGTAACCCAGGAAGAAGTGTATGAATTTAAAACCTTGGCATTATCAACTATTGAACAGATTCAAAGTGATTATGACAAAGGTATATTCAACACCATTACACCCTATTCGACGGCAACATACGGTTCTGAGATGAACACCATCGAAGAAGTATTAATAGCGACACTTTCGCACGACAATTTACATTGGGGATATGCCCAAGCACAACGCAGAGTGATCAAAAACATTAAATAG
- the ilvC gene encoding ketol-acid reductoisomerase, whose amino-acid sequence MANYFNTLPLRDQLHQLGQADFMDNSEFADGIDALKGKKIVIVGCGAQGLNQGLNLRDSGLDVSYALRKEAIEQKRDSWKNATDNNFTVGTYEELIPTADLVINLTPDKQHTSVINAVMPLMKEGATLSYSHGFNIVEEGMQIRKDITVIMVAPKCPGSEVRAEYVRGFGVPTLIAVHPENDPQGKGWAEAKAYCVGTGGHRAGVLKSSFVAEVKSDLMGEQTILCGLLQTGSILSFDKMVEQGIDAGYASKLVQYGVEVITEALKHGGVSGMMDRLSNPAKIKAFELSEELKDIMRPLFQKHQDDIISGEFSKTMMADWANGDANLLKWRAETGETAFEKTPAGDVKIAEQEYFDNYTLMVAFIRAGVELAFETMVEAGIKPESAYYESLHETPLIANTIARKKLFEMNRVISDTAEYGCYLFDQACKPLLADFMKTVQTDLVGKNYNAGKDGSVDNAQLVEINDILRNHEVEIVGRKLRQAMTAMKAIKTV is encoded by the coding sequence ATGGCAAATTATTTCAACACACTACCACTTAGAGATCAATTACATCAATTAGGTCAAGCAGATTTTATGGACAACAGTGAATTCGCTGACGGTATAGATGCTTTAAAAGGTAAAAAAATCGTAATCGTAGGCTGTGGCGCACAAGGTTTAAACCAAGGTCTAAATTTAAGAGATAGTGGTTTAGATGTATCTTATGCATTACGTAAAGAAGCTATTGAGCAAAAAAGAGATTCTTGGAAAAATGCTACAGATAACAATTTTACAGTTGGAACTTATGAAGAATTAATTCCTACTGCAGATTTAGTGATCAACTTAACTCCAGATAAACAGCATACATCTGTTATCAATGCAGTAATGCCTTTGATGAAAGAAGGAGCTACATTATCCTATTCTCACGGTTTCAATATCGTAGAAGAAGGAATGCAGATTCGTAAAGACATCACGGTAATCATGGTAGCGCCTAAATGCCCAGGTTCTGAAGTACGTGCTGAATACGTTCGTGGTTTTGGTGTCCCTACCCTAATCGCTGTTCACCCAGAAAATGACCCTCAAGGTAAAGGCTGGGCTGAAGCAAAAGCATATTGCGTAGGTACAGGTGGTCACAGAGCTGGTGTATTGAAATCTTCGTTCGTAGCTGAAGTGAAATCTGATTTAATGGGTGAGCAAACCATCTTATGTGGTTTATTGCAAACAGGTTCTATTTTATCTTTCGATAAAATGGTTGAACAAGGAATCGACGCAGGTTACGCTTCTAAATTAGTACAATATGGTGTAGAAGTAATCACTGAGGCGTTAAAGCATGGTGGCGTAAGTGGTATGATGGATCGTTTAAGCAATCCTGCTAAAATCAAAGCTTTTGAATTATCAGAAGAATTGAAAGATATCATGCGTCCTTTATTCCAAAAACACCAAGATGATATCATCTCAGGCGAATTCAGCAAGACGATGATGGCAGACTGGGCTAATGGTGACGCTAATCTATTAAAATGGAGAGCCGAAACAGGTGAAACAGCATTTGAAAAAACACCTGCTGGTGATGTAAAAATTGCAGAACAAGAATATTTCGACAACTATACGCTGATGGTTGCTTTCATCAGAGCTGGTGTTGAATTGGCTTTCGAAACTATGGTTGAAGCTGGAATTAAACCAGAATCTGCCTACTACGAGTCATTACACGAAACTCCTTTGATAGCGAACACGATTGCACGTAAAAAATTATTCGAAATGAACCGTGTGATTTCTGATACGGCTGAATACGGTTGTTACTTATTTGATCAAGCTTGTAAACCTTTATTAGCTGATTTCATGAAAACTGTACAAACTGATTTAGTAGGAAAAAACTACAATGCAGGTAAAGACGGTTCAGTAGATAATGCACAATTAGTAGAGATCAATGACATTTTACGTAATCATGAAGTAGAAATTGTAGGTCGTAAATTACGTCAAGCAATGACTGCTATGAAAGCTATAAAAACTGTTTAA
- the leuC gene encoding 3-isopropylmalate dehydratase large subunit produces MSKTLVEKIWDAHVVKREEGFPDIIYIDTHLIHEVTSPQAFDGLRKRGLPVFRPNQTVATADHNVPTLNQHLPIKEELSRYQVDMLTKNCAEFGINLYGLGHPYQGIVHVIGPELGITLPGKTMVCGDSHTSTHGAFGAIAFGIGTSQVEQVFATQCLLQQKPKTMKIEVNGDLQKGVGAKDIILYIIAKISAAGGTGYFIEYAGSAIRALSMEARMTICNMSIEMGARGGLIAPDQTTFDYVKGREFAPKGEEWDTALAYWKTLYSDDDAQFDAVLEFDAADIAPMITYGTNPGMGMGITENVPATQAQPESEQPSYQKALNYMGFTDDAPILGKPVDYVFIGSCTNSRIEDLREVAAFVQGKQKAEQVEVWIVPGSKQVEKQAIEEGLDKIFESAGFQLREPGCSACLGMNEDKIPAGKYCVSTSNRNFEGRQGPNARTMLVSPLTAAAAAVTGVITDVRELI; encoded by the coding sequence ATGTCAAAAACATTAGTAGAAAAAATTTGGGATGCGCATGTCGTTAAACGTGAAGAAGGATTTCCAGATATTATTTATATAGACACACACCTTATTCATGAGGTAACTTCACCGCAAGCTTTCGATGGTTTAAGAAAAAGAGGCTTACCGGTATTTCGTCCAAACCAGACTGTCGCAACAGCGGATCATAATGTTCCCACTCTAAATCAACACCTTCCCATAAAAGAGGAATTATCGCGTTACCAAGTCGATATGTTGACTAAAAACTGTGCTGAATTTGGTATCAATTTATATGGCCTAGGTCACCCCTACCAAGGTATTGTGCATGTTATTGGTCCAGAATTAGGGATTACCTTACCTGGTAAAACAATGGTCTGCGGAGATAGCCATACCTCTACACATGGCGCATTTGGTGCGATTGCTTTTGGAATAGGTACTTCTCAAGTGGAACAAGTTTTTGCAACACAATGCTTATTGCAACAAAAACCAAAAACGATGAAAATCGAAGTAAATGGTGATTTGCAAAAAGGTGTGGGAGCAAAAGATATTATCTTATACATCATTGCAAAAATCTCTGCAGCAGGTGGTACAGGCTATTTTATTGAATATGCTGGTTCTGCAATCCGTGCATTAAGTATGGAAGCAAGAATGACCATTTGTAATATGAGTATTGAAATGGGGGCTCGTGGGGGCTTAATTGCTCCTGATCAGACTACTTTCGATTATGTAAAAGGCCGTGAATTTGCACCAAAAGGAGAAGAGTGGGATACAGCATTAGCGTATTGGAAAACACTATATTCTGATGATGATGCACAATTTGACGCGGTTCTAGAATTTGATGCTGCAGACATCGCACCGATGATCACTTATGGAACCAATCCAGGAATGGGAATGGGTATCACCGAAAATGTTCCTGCAACACAAGCACAACCAGAATCAGAACAACCATCTTACCAAAAAGCACTGAATTACATGGGCTTTACTGATGATGCTCCAATCTTAGGAAAACCAGTAGACTATGTGTTTATCGGAAGTTGTACCAACTCCCGTATAGAAGATTTACGTGAAGTAGCTGCCTTTGTACAAGGAAAACAAAAAGCAGAACAAGTAGAAGTATGGATCGTACCGGGTTCAAAACAAGTAGAAAAACAAGCCATCGAAGAAGGTTTAGATAAAATTTTTGAATCTGCAGGTTTCCAATTACGCGAGCCAGGCTGTTCAGCTTGTTTAGGAATGAATGAAGATAAGATTCCTGCAGGTAAATACTGTGTTTCCACATCAAATAGAAACTTTGAAGGCCGTCAAGGCCCCAATGCCCGTACGATGCTCGTGTCACCTTTAACAGCTGCTGCTGCCGCCGTAACAGGTGTCATTACCGATGTTAGAGAGTTGATATAA
- a CDS encoding methyltransferase domain-containing protein — MCQICQTVVVTENKVIDREAQNASTIFNQRTLDQDYHTLKSALKPGLRVLDIGCGTGAITKDIAAIVGPSGSVVGIDNTGTFITEGKSLFAHIPNLELIHCDLLDFESLEKFDLIVSARTFQWISTLDKAIDKLKTLLKPNGQVSILDYNHEAIDWNPKIPRSMEHFYHMFLMWRNDAGMNNRIGYDLEDIFEEHGFGQIEVFNADEHYEHSNPLHLDKLKIWSKVANSTQMVDEGYVSDQERLDAIKDYNDWADESAISMTMKLREVRAVLNTNI, encoded by the coding sequence ATGTGCCAAATTTGTCAGACAGTAGTAGTCACCGAAAATAAAGTAATCGATAGAGAAGCACAAAATGCTTCTACAATCTTTAACCAAAGAACTTTGGACCAGGATTATCATACGCTGAAATCTGCTCTAAAACCCGGATTAAGAGTTTTGGACATCGGATGTGGAACAGGCGCCATCACAAAAGATATTGCCGCGATCGTCGGTCCTTCTGGTTCTGTCGTTGGAATTGATAATACGGGAACCTTTATTACGGAAGGAAAAAGTCTATTTGCTCATATACCCAATCTAGAATTGATCCATTGCGATCTACTAGATTTTGAAAGTCTGGAGAAATTTGATCTAATTGTATCAGCAAGAACGTTCCAATGGATTTCAACATTAGATAAAGCAATTGATAAATTGAAAACGTTATTAAAACCCAATGGGCAAGTATCGATATTAGATTATAATCATGAAGCGATAGATTGGAATCCTAAAATACCAAGGAGCATGGAACATTTTTATCACATGTTCTTAATGTGGAGAAATGATGCAGGTATGAATAATAGAATTGGCTATGATCTGGAAGACATCTTTGAAGAGCACGGTTTTGGTCAGATAGAAGTTTTTAATGCCGACGAACATTATGAACATAGCAATCCATTGCACCTAGACAAACTAAAAATATGGTCCAAGGTAGCCAACTCTACACAAATGGTAGATGAAGGATATGTCAGTGATCAAGAACGTTTAGATGCCATTAAAGATTATAACGATTGGGCAGATGAGTCGGCTATCAGTATGACAATGAAACTAAGAGAAGTTAGGGCAGTTTTAAACACAAATATTTAG
- the leuD gene encoding 3-isopropylmalate dehydratase small subunit, whose translation MKKFETITTTVVPLPIENIDTDQIIPARFLKATTREGFGDNLFRDWRFDSNNQPKADFVMNDATYKGKVLVAGKNFGCGSSREHAAWAIQDYGFDVVISSFFADIFKGNALNNGVLPIQVTEEFLETIFDTVFKNPNTEIIVDLENQTVTLSETGAQQAFEINPYKKSCLINGYDDIDFILDNKAAIETFEQTR comes from the coding sequence ATGAAAAAATTTGAAACAATAACAACAACGGTAGTTCCTTTACCGATTGAAAATATAGATACCGATCAGATTATTCCTGCTCGTTTTTTGAAAGCGACTACACGAGAAGGATTTGGTGACAACTTATTCCGTGACTGGCGCTTTGATAGCAACAATCAGCCTAAAGCTGATTTTGTAATGAACGATGCTACCTACAAAGGAAAAGTCCTTGTGGCAGGTAAAAATTTTGGTTGCGGTTCTAGTCGTGAACATGCTGCTTGGGCTATCCAAGATTATGGGTTTGATGTCGTTATCAGTAGTTTTTTCGCAGATATTTTCAAAGGAAATGCTTTGAACAATGGCGTATTACCTATTCAGGTAACAGAAGAGTTCCTAGAAACTATCTTTGATACGGTATTCAAAAATCCAAACACGGAGATTATTGTTGACCTCGAAAACCAAACAGTCACCTTGTCTGAAACCGGTGCTCAACAAGCTTTTGAAATCAACCCTTACAAAAAATCATGCCTCATTAACGGTTATGATGATATTGATTTCATCCTAGACAACAAAGCTGCAATTGAAACTTTCGAACAAACGAGATAA
- a CDS encoding ATP-binding cassette domain-containing protein → MIEPVVHIANLTVQHQYHVVLQDLNWQIEPGQHWLIGGRSGTGKTTLAQAIAGHIPYNGLLNVNFDNNSPLPAEIFYVPNWYQFTNLEGDKNFYYQQRYNKHQTNDTLTVQAEFMHFAKEKHLQFDAIKPYLETFGFEDVQTAQLIELSSGEHKKLQLLKALWLKPQVLIIDQPYTGLDRQSRQELNQAFDDLALAGVTLILISNDQTTPTCIRHFAEIQQGKLKVVSSQAEFSREKERARKVLPHFLQKAPQISSETMVKMSQVDVKYGEKEVLKDISWEVKAGEKWLLQGHNGSGKSTLLSLINGDHPQAYANDIILFGKQRGSGESIWDIKSHLGIISPEMHWYFDPTAKVWQSVASGFFDSVGLFRNLSFEKQQLLNQVLDFFDLKEDKNKLLNTLPLGKQRLALLARTVIKNPELLILDEPCQGLDYEQTQHFNAVVDELCTYGKTLIYVGHFETQLPTCLEKKIILEKGMVKSIEDILQYA, encoded by the coding sequence ATGATAGAACCTGTCGTCCATATTGCCAATTTAACTGTCCAGCACCAATATCATGTGGTGTTGCAGGACTTGAATTGGCAAATTGAACCTGGACAACACTGGTTGATAGGTGGAAGAAGCGGTACTGGAAAAACTACTTTAGCGCAAGCAATTGCAGGTCATATTCCGTACAACGGGCTTCTTAATGTCAACTTTGACAATAACTCTCCTCTTCCAGCAGAAATTTTTTATGTTCCAAATTGGTATCAATTCACCAATTTAGAAGGTGATAAAAATTTCTATTACCAACAACGATATAACAAGCACCAAACGAATGATACCTTAACAGTACAGGCAGAATTCATGCATTTTGCAAAAGAAAAACATTTGCAATTTGATGCTATAAAACCCTACCTCGAAACTTTTGGTTTTGAAGATGTCCAAACGGCACAGCTCATCGAGTTATCGAGTGGAGAACATAAAAAACTGCAATTGTTAAAGGCGCTATGGTTGAAACCTCAGGTATTGATTATTGATCAACCCTATACAGGTCTTGATCGCCAATCTCGCCAAGAACTCAACCAAGCATTTGATGATCTTGCATTAGCAGGAGTTACTTTAATATTGATCAGTAACGATCAAACAACACCTACCTGTATCCGTCATTTTGCTGAAATACAACAAGGAAAATTAAAAGTAGTCTCTTCACAAGCTGAGTTTTCAAGAGAAAAAGAACGTGCAAGAAAAGTACTTCCCCATTTTTTACAAAAAGCTCCTCAGATTTCTTCGGAAACGATGGTTAAAATGTCTCAAGTTGATGTCAAATATGGAGAAAAAGAAGTCCTAAAAGATATCAGCTGGGAAGTGAAGGCAGGAGAAAAGTGGTTATTACAAGGCCATAATGGCTCTGGTAAGTCTACCCTATTGAGTTTAATCAATGGAGACCATCCCCAGGCATATGCCAATGATATCATCCTCTTTGGAAAACAAAGAGGATCAGGAGAAAGTATTTGGGACATCAAATCGCACTTGGGCATTATTTCTCCCGAGATGCACTGGTACTTCGATCCAACAGCTAAAGTTTGGCAAAGTGTCGCTTCAGGATTTTTTGATTCCGTTGGATTATTTCGCAATTTAAGCTTTGAAAAACAACAATTACTAAATCAGGTATTGGACTTTTTTGATTTAAAAGAAGATAAAAACAAACTACTCAACACCCTTCCCTTAGGGAAACAACGTCTTGCATTATTAGCACGGACAGTGATTAAGAATCCAGAATTATTGATTTTGGACGAACCTTGCCAGGGTCTTGACTACGAACAAACACAACATTTCAATGCAGTAGTAGATGAACTGTGTACCTATGGAAAAACATTAATTTATGTAGGTCATTTTGAAACACAACTCCCAACTTGCCTTGAAAAGAAAATTATATTAGAAAAGGGAATGGTTAAATCCATTGAAGATATTTTACAATACGCATAA
- the leuB gene encoding 3-isopropylmalate dehydrogenase: MKKNILVIPGDGIGQEVTIWGKKVLEKIGQKYGHDFNFDEAIMGHVAIEATGNPLPDETLEKAKSSDAILFGAIGHAKYDNDPSAKVRPEQGLLKIRKELGLYANLRPILLFDELLDASSLKPEILKGTDILFFRELTGDVYFGEKNRSEDNNFASDLMNYNRYEVERIAHKAYEAARTRSKKLCSVDKANVLETSRLWREVVQEIAKEYPDVETEHMFIDNAAMQLVKNPKKFDVVLTANLFGDILTDEASQIAGSMGMLASASIGDGTGFFEPIHGSAHDIAGQNKANPLASILSAALLLDISFGLQAEAKEVTEAVAATLKAGWRTGDIANADTPSDKILGTQEMGAKVLEFIK; encoded by the coding sequence ATGAAAAAAAATATACTCGTTATTCCTGGTGACGGAATAGGACAAGAAGTTACGATTTGGGGTAAAAAAGTTTTAGAAAAAATTGGACAAAAATATGGCCATGATTTCAACTTTGATGAAGCAATCATGGGACACGTGGCTATTGAAGCCACTGGAAACCCTTTGCCTGACGAAACTTTAGAAAAAGCAAAATCAAGTGATGCAATTTTATTTGGAGCAATCGGACACGCTAAATATGATAATGACCCCTCTGCGAAAGTTCGTCCAGAGCAGGGATTATTAAAAATCCGTAAAGAGTTAGGTCTTTATGCAAACTTACGCCCTATCTTATTATTTGATGAGCTTTTAGATGCTTCAAGTCTTAAACCTGAAATCTTAAAAGGCACAGATATCCTTTTCTTTCGTGAGTTGACAGGTGATGTTTACTTCGGAGAAAAGAATCGTTCGGAAGACAATAACTTCGCTTCGGATTTAATGAACTATAACCGATATGAAGTAGAACGTATCGCACACAAAGCCTATGAAGCTGCGCGTACACGTTCTAAAAAACTATGTTCGGTCGATAAAGCAAATGTATTGGAGACCTCCCGCCTTTGGAGAGAAGTTGTTCAAGAAATTGCAAAAGAATATCCTGATGTAGAGACCGAGCATATGTTCATCGACAACGCAGCGATGCAATTAGTGAAAAACCCAAAGAAATTTGATGTTGTATTAACCGCAAACCTATTTGGTGATATCCTAACTGATGAAGCTTCACAGATTGCTGGTTCTATGGGTATGCTTGCTTCAGCATCCATCGGTGATGGTACAGGATTTTTTGAACCTATTCACGGATCTGCACATGATATCGCAGGACAGAACAAAGCGAATCCATTAGCTTCTATCTTATCTGCAGCCCTCCTATTAGATATTAGTTTCGGTCTACAGGCTGAGGCAAAAGAAGTAACTGAAGCAGTTGCTGCGACATTGAAAGCAGGTTGGAGAACAGGTGATATTGCTAATGCAGATACACCATCGGATAAAATATTAGGCACGCAAGAAATGGGTGCTAAAGTGTTAGAATTTATTAAATAG
- a CDS encoding 2-isopropylmalate synthase, translating to MLHDPNHLYIFDTTLRDGEQVPGCQLTTPEKIDIAKDLEKLGVDVIEAGFPVSSPGDFQSVVELSKAVNDVIICALTRANENDIKVAAEALKYAKRPRIHTGIGASDMHIKYKFNSTREEILERAVAAVKYAKTHVEDVEFYAEDAGRADLVYLAQMVEAVIAAGATVVNIPDTNGYCLPDQYGAKIKFLKENVKNIDQAIISAHCHNDLGLATANSIAAIQNGARQVECTINGIGERAGNTSLEEVAMILKVHNQAFGSLTSNIDSKMFTYLSRKVSKMMNMPVQPNKAIVGRNAFAHSSGIHQDGFLKHRETYEIIRPEDVGLEEAGIILTARSGRHALKYHLERLGYTLEKEALSQTYERFLIIADAKKDICDDDLRSLFAERV from the coding sequence ATGTTACACGATCCAAATCATCTATACATCTTTGATACTACGCTTCGCGATGGCGAGCAAGTCCCAGGATGTCAATTAACTACTCCAGAAAAAATCGACATTGCAAAAGATTTGGAGAAACTAGGTGTCGATGTTATTGAAGCCGGTTTCCCAGTTTCTAGTCCAGGAGATTTCCAGTCCGTAGTTGAGTTATCAAAAGCGGTAAATGATGTGATCATCTGTGCGTTAACCCGTGCCAATGAGAATGACATTAAAGTAGCTGCTGAAGCGCTGAAATATGCAAAAAGACCGCGTATCCATACCGGTATTGGTGCTTCAGACATGCATATCAAATACAAATTCAATTCCACTCGTGAAGAAATATTAGAACGTGCTGTTGCTGCAGTAAAGTACGCTAAAACTCATGTTGAGGACGTAGAATTCTATGCCGAAGATGCAGGTCGTGCCGACTTGGTTTATTTAGCACAGATGGTAGAAGCAGTTATTGCTGCAGGTGCTACTGTTGTTAATATCCCAGATACAAACGGATATTGCTTACCTGACCAATACGGCGCAAAAATAAAATTCTTAAAAGAAAATGTTAAAAACATCGACCAAGCGATTATTTCTGCACATTGTCACAATGACTTAGGATTAGCAACTGCGAATTCAATTGCCGCAATTCAAAATGGTGCACGCCAAGTAGAATGTACCATCAATGGTATTGGCGAACGTGCCGGAAATACTTCATTGGAAGAAGTAGCCATGATTCTGAAAGTTCACAATCAAGCTTTTGGTAGTTTAACATCAAACATTGACAGTAAAATGTTCACTTACCTTTCACGCAAAGTGAGTAAAATGATGAATATGCCCGTACAACCGAATAAAGCAATTGTTGGCCGTAATGCCTTTGCACATAGTTCGGGTATTCACCAAGATGGTTTTCTAAAGCACCGTGAGACTTATGAAATCATTCGTCCTGAAGATGTCGGCTTAGAGGAAGCAGGTATTATCCTAACTGCACGTTCTGGTCGCCATGCATTAAAGTACCACTTGGAACGTCTCGGTTACACGTTAGAGAAAGAAGCACTATCACAAACCTATGAACGTTTCTTAATCATAGCAGATGCAAAGAAAGATATCTGCGACGATGATCTAAGAAGTTTATTCGCAGAGCGCGTTTAA
- the ilvA gene encoding threonine ammonia-lyase IlvA → MSLDFSNLQIDSESTYHRIKDVVNRTALQYNTYLSEKYGADVYLKREDLQIVRSYKLRGAYNKIISLGEEEQQRGVVCASAGNHAQGVAFSCKKLDIKGVIFMPGPTPKQKITQTEMWGNGNIEIILTGDTFDDCQKAARIYTEENNMTFIPPFDDPKVIEGQGTVAVEILQDLPDIDAVFIPIGGGGLSAGTSYYLKNKNPNIKCYGVEPQGAASMQAAFTVGKPVELEKINKFVDGAAVQKVGDLTFEISRQYLDDIRSIPEGKICTCILELYNKDAIVVEPAGALSVAALEFHKDEIKGKKVVCIISGGNNDINRMSEIQELSLLYEGYKHYFIVRFPNRPGALKLFVSEVLSPKDDITRFEFIKKTERERGPALIGIELNDPEDYQSLLQRMTDNKFEYIELNKDQTLFEYLV, encoded by the coding sequence ATGAGTTTAGATTTTTCTAATTTACAAATCGACTCAGAAAGCACTTATCACCGTATCAAGGACGTCGTTAATCGGACAGCTTTGCAATACAACACTTATCTTTCTGAGAAATATGGCGCTGATGTCTATCTAAAGCGAGAAGACCTTCAAATCGTCAGATCCTATAAACTAAGAGGTGCTTATAACAAAATAATTTCCCTGGGCGAAGAGGAGCAGCAACGCGGCGTGGTATGTGCTAGCGCGGGCAACCATGCGCAGGGTGTTGCCTTTTCGTGTAAAAAACTCGATATCAAGGGAGTTATTTTTATGCCTGGTCCTACACCAAAACAAAAAATAACACAAACGGAAATGTGGGGAAACGGCAATATCGAAATTATATTGACGGGTGATACCTTTGACGATTGCCAAAAAGCCGCACGCATCTATACCGAAGAAAATAACATGACTTTTATTCCACCTTTTGATGACCCAAAGGTGATTGAAGGTCAAGGAACAGTCGCTGTCGAAATCCTACAAGATTTACCAGATATAGACGCTGTTTTTATTCCAATTGGTGGCGGAGGTCTCTCGGCAGGAACGAGCTACTACTTGAAGAATAAAAATCCCAATATTAAATGTTATGGTGTCGAACCTCAAGGTGCCGCCTCTATGCAAGCTGCATTTACGGTTGGAAAACCTGTTGAGCTTGAAAAGATCAATAAATTTGTAGATGGTGCCGCTGTTCAAAAAGTGGGCGACCTCACATTCGAGATCAGTCGTCAATATTTAGATGATATACGTTCGATTCCAGAAGGAAAAATATGTACCTGCATATTAGAACTCTATAACAAGGATGCAATCGTTGTTGAGCCTGCAGGTGCCCTCTCAGTAGCGGCATTGGAATTTCATAAAGATGAAATAAAAGGGAAGAAAGTCGTTTGTATCATCTCGGGTGGTAATAATGACATTAACCGCATGAGTGAAATTCAAGAGTTATCGCTCCTATACGAAGGATATAAGCATTACTTTATCGTGCGTTTCCCGAATCGTCCAGGAGCTTTAAAATTATTTGTCTCTGAAGTACTAAGTCCCAAAGATGATATCACTCGTTTTGAATTCATCAAAAAAACAGAACGCGAACGCGGTCCTGCTTTGATCGGTATCGAATTAAACGATCCGGAAGATTACCAATCTTTGTTACAAAGGATGACAGACAATAAATTTGAATATATCGAATTAAATAAAGACCAAACATTATTTGAGTATTTGGTTTAG
- a CDS encoding DUF2911 domain-containing protein — MKTTAILFMFTIICATAFGQTDKSKRPSPPDSVKVTTDDGVTVDIHYSRPHLKGRQIGIDIVKVGEIWRTGANEATTIAFDKNVLIEGKNLPQGKYGLYTLPGEQETTVIFNKVWDQWGTKYDQNQDALRINVRNETSNSPEEQFKIDIDKSGKLILTWGDYLLPIKIKAAK; from the coding sequence ATGAAAACAACAGCTATTTTATTCATGTTTACAATCATTTGTGCCACGGCATTTGGACAAACTGATAAAAGTAAAAGACCAAGCCCACCCGATAGTGTTAAAGTCACTACTGACGACGGAGTAACAGTAGATATCCATTACAGCCGCCCACATTTAAAAGGACGTCAAATAGGAATAGACATTGTTAAGGTCGGTGAAATATGGCGCACAGGTGCAAATGAAGCAACCACTATAGCGTTTGATAAAAATGTCCTCATCGAAGGGAAAAACTTACCTCAAGGCAAATATGGTTTATATACCCTTCCTGGAGAACAAGAAACGACTGTTATTTTCAATAAAGTATGGGACCAGTGGGGAACAAAATATGATCAGAATCAAGATGCACTGCGCATAAATGTACGCAATGAAACGAGCAATTCGCCAGAAGAGCAATTTAAGATCGATATCGATAAATCGGGTAAGCTAATCTTAACTTGGGGTGATTATTTACTTCCTATAAAAATTAAAGCAGCAAAGTAG
- a CDS encoding thioredoxin family protein, translated as MARIIKFEKNDCAPCAQVSAYLDQKGIKYESINPFDQPDLAAKFKVRTVPTVIVLENDEIQHRIIGFKPEELGAIAL; from the coding sequence ATGGCAAGAATCATCAAATTCGAGAAAAACGATTGTGCACCTTGTGCTCAAGTATCTGCATATCTAGATCAAAAAGGTATCAAATATGAGTCTATCAACCCATTTGACCAACCTGATTTAGCTGCAAAATTTAAAGTACGCACAGTTCCGACCGTAATCGTTTTGGAAAATGACGAAATTCAACACCGCATCATCGGATTCAAACCTGAAGAATTAGGGGCAATCGCATTATAA